TCAGCACTTACTCCCTAACTTCACGGTTGTTGAAGTCCAGGTATCGGTTACTGATCCACTGCACCTCAAACCAGTCCCTGTAGTTGTTGTTCCCACAGCACTGGAACTCCATCTGAATGTGGTCTATGGTCCTCTTCTGGTAGCACCTGCCTGGGGTGTCTGTGTCCTTGTAGAAGCGGATTCCATTTTTCAGACCAATCTTCAGCGAGGCGTCCAGATTGCCCCTCATGAAGTAACTGAGGAGTGAAGCAAACAGCATAAGGAAGGTAAAGAAGAAGGAGAAGATCAGGTATGGCTCCACGTAACTCTTCCATCGGGGGAACTTGGCCAGATCCAGTGAGTCGTTGGATATTTTGACCCCGCTGAAATTAATGAGCATGGACAGGAGCCCCACAAAGATCAGGGTGTTGGGAACAAGGTGTATGTCCGTGTTGTCCATCACTTCACTCCGCCTCTTCAGTTCACACTTGAGGTAAATTCCCAGTGCCAAAGTTAGGACTCCAGTCAGAACCGAGAACCAGCAGAGCATCCACAGCGATTGTGCCAACTGCACACGCTTTTGGAAGGTGAATTTGACTTTGAACAGGACCATGTCTGTGCTGGTGGATCTCTCTAGCTttacagagaggggagggggtagtggggaagagaattccgcaACACAACCAGATCAGATAGGCTTGAGTGCGACAGCCCTAACCTTCTCTTCCATTGCGGAGCTGCAGTGGTGGCTGCGGGGAGCTGaggggaaatggagacagaaaggtttaACCTAATCTCCCAAATACCAGGTGGTAAAGCTGTGATTTAGAACCAGCGTCCTACCAATAAAAACAAAGAAGACAATTGTCCAAATCAGCAACTGGAGTCTCAATGTCACCTGTTGAGCTTTATCAGTGCTTAGCATGCTGTAATACCTCTTGTAATATGCACAGAATTAATCCACCAGCCTCTATCTCTTTGTATGTCTGAAGTATTTTGTTAAACCGAGTATAGTGGTACAAGTTGAATATCCTTTATCTGAAAGCCTTGGGGCTGGTTTTCAGATACTGTACAGAGACCTAGGCCTCCTGTTGGAACCGAGGTGGGAGTAGCACATTGTCTCCAGTTCCGTTACTCCAGGGGAAATGATTTCTCCAGTGTGGAATACTGCCAAGCATGTGTTTGCCTATCAATTTTAGAATGACCTCTCAAAGCCAGCTTTCTTCAATAAAATGAACAGTCGATGAGAAAAGTCAGAATTGTTGAGTACAAGACAAAGCTGATTAACATACAGTGTGAAacatgtcgattgtcggaaaaacccatctggttcactaatgtcctttagagatggaaacctggtctggccaacatgtgacatgTCTGGCCAACATAAGCCTCTGAAGTGGAGGGCAGTtcggcatgggcaataaatgctggcccagccagcgacactcacactcccataaACGAATaaagagaaacaaaatgaaagtATCTCAGAATAACCCTTTCTAAATAtccaaactcactcacacaccaaaCTAAATTAGAATAGAGGCTTTTTGCTGAAATGTTAACGGCAGTGGTTTAAGGGAAGTGGATAGATGATTGAAGGCTGGTTTATAATCTGCGCTCCCAGCACCGGTTTGTGAAACAATCGATGACTCTTGCTCAACTTTGCAGACGGACTTTGCGGGAAACCTGCAGTCAGTCGAATTTCAGAACATGGAGTGGCTTCGGAGCAACTTCCACTCATTTCCTGCTTTTGGCTGGGTCTGGAGCTCCAGGAGCTGTTGGCTAAAAACCTCCATCCTTGCtctcggctgggattctccggttacGCTGAaatagagttttggctggaaagtcaaattctccgttctcgctggcagtggggcaggcatggacaagatcggagaatccctctCCTGTTATCTTCTTTACCCCTGAGCAGTTGATTCTTCTGGTTTTTCCCTCAAGAGCAAAGCCAGCCAATAAGTTTTTCAACACAGTTCCCCAGGCATGGTTTCCCCAAAGCCAGAATCCACCATGTCACTGCCAGGGTCAAGAGATTTCCAGATTCTATAAAACTGCTTAGTTACCTTTTCTTGTGAAATGTTCCAGAAACAGGAACTACCAGAGTCCTCGCATTAACCCTTTAAAGGATAGAgtctttaaaacaaaaacacaaattgTTCCAGAATCTTCTTCAGCCTTGAAGATGAACCATTTCCCATGATTAAAGTGTTTACTTACATTACAATTCATGGAGTTCAGGCTTGAGGGCTCGAGTGGTGTCTATCATACTCAGGACATGGAGTGGAACTGAAATCACCAAATTGGGGAATTCTTAGGTTCCACCAGAAACAGTATGTCATATTGTTCATAAAAGCTCACtgcttcatggtggcacagtggttagcactgctgcctcacagcgccagggacccaggttcgattccagccttgggtcattgtctgtgtggaatttacacgttcttcccgtgtctgcgtgggtttcctcccggtgctctggtttcctcccacagcccgaaagatgtgtaggttaggtggattggccatgctaaattgccccttagtgtccaaagatgtgcgggttaggtggattggccgtgctaaattgccccttagtgtcccaatatgtgtaggttaggggattagccattgtaaaatgggtggggatacagggagagggcctgggtggggagctctattggagagttgatgcagactcgatgggccgaatgacctccttctgctctgtaggggctCAATGTTTCACCGGGGAAAGGAAGAaagctgcctggatgagtgcagaatcatagaatccctacagtgcagaaagaggccatttggcccatcggttctgcaccgaccacaatcccacccaggccctacccccatatccctacacatttacccactaatccctctaacctacgcatctcaggacactaagggacaattttagcatggccaatcaacccaacccgcacatctttggaatgtgggaggaaaccggagcacccggaggaaacccatgcagacacggggaggacatgcagctccaacaacactggagaagcttgataccatccaggacaaagtagccccgctcgatcgacacgccatccaccaccgacgcacagtgccAGCAGCGTGCAGCAACCCAACAAGACTCCTTCGATAGCAACTTTCAAACCCGTCACCTCCACCACATTGTACGGCTGTACTTTGTTTCTCCACAATCAACATGACCAATAACTTTAGCGTTTCCTCAGCAGtgcagatacctgagaacaccaccacctgaacgttcccctccgagccactcaccatcctgacttggaaatatatttgatttgatttgatttgatttattattgtcacatgtattaacatacagtgaaaagtatcgtttcttgcgcgctatgcagacaaagcataccgttcatagagaaggaaaggagagggtgcagaatgtagtgttacagtcatagctagggtggagagaaagatcaacttaatgtgaggtaggtccattcaaaagtctgacggcagcagggaagaagctgttcttgagttggtcggtacgtgccctcagacttttgtatctttttcccgatggaagaaggtggaagagagaatgtccggggtgcgtggggtccttaattatgctggatgctttgccgaggcagcgggaagtgtcgacagagtcaatggatgggaggttggtttgtgtgatggattgggctacattcacgaccttttgtagttccttgtggtcttgggcagagcaggagcccataccaagctgtgatacaaccagaaagaatgctttctatggtgcatctgtaaaagttggtgagagtcgtagctgacataccaaatttccctagtcttctaagaaagtagaggcgtaaaATAAACTATATcggctgtcccttcactgtcactgagtcaaaatcctggaactccctccctaacagcactgtgggtgtgcctacacagtaaggagtctaacaacaccaggttaaagtccaacaggtttatttggtagcaaacgccacacaagctttcggagcgctgctccttcgtcagatggagtgtacctacactacagggactgcggcgggttcaagaagacagctcaccaccaccttctcaagagatgggcaataaatgctggcctagccagcgacgctacCTACATTTCTTGATCAAATTTATTAAaaggtgactccagtcccacaccaatgtggttcaATCTTTACTTCCTCTCCAGGAGACAAGCAAGTGATCTAGTTATGAAAATAATAATAATTGAAGATGGAtaataaatggtggccttgccTGCGATGCCTACATCTCGAGAGTGAATATAATAAAATAAGACAATGTCAGACCTATCACCACCTCAACACATCTAAAAATGCTTCTTAGTGAGTGAAGAACTGTTAattgaagtgtagtcaatgttgtaatgcaggaaatgcagcagccaatttgtgcatagcaggatcccacacacagcaatggaatcaatgaccagataatctgccctCCCAGGTAGACTacttggaagaagagcagggcgGGTTTTCCCAATGTTGTGGGGCCAATTTTTGTCCCGCAAccaatataattttttaaaaattggtcttAATCACGttcttgtttgtgggatcttgctgtgtgtaaaatgCCTGTTTTTGTTCCCTGCTTTGCAGCAGTGGGTACACTTCAATAAATGACCTATTGGGCTGTCAATCACTTTGACATGTCCTGGCTTCAGTGAACGGTGTTATAGAAATGCAGGTTGTTCTTACTGAAAGAATGAATTCTCAGTCTTTAATCTGAAAGGTGGCGGCTGCAGTATCTTTACCACCAGCAGGGGTCagtgctgttctttgtttctccacAGTCGATCGCAGCAATAAATTGAGTTATTCCTCAGCCAATGCTGAGTGGGATCTCGAACAGGAGACGGGCCAAGAGCTCTTTAACCTGTCACTGTCAGACAGCCTGAACTTCTGTTTGCTTATGAAATGTTCAAGCTGTCCTGGCCAATGGATGGATGGTGGAGAAACCCTACAACTTGTTCTGTATTCTGTAATTATAAAAacctcacgttgttttgtttcttaaagacttgattagttgtaaatattcgcattccaaccattattcatgtaaattgagtttgtgtctttatgtgccctgtttgtgaacagaattcccactcacctgaagaaggggcttggagctccgaaagcttgtgtggcttttgctaccaaataaacctgttggactttaacctggtgttgttaaacttcttattataaaAACCACCAGAGATCCTGTCACAaattcaggatgttccaaagctcAGGAACGTTTTACTGATGCCTGGTCCCTTGGAGTAAATCCATTTCTGTACAGaacgatcccacacacacagcaatgtgctaATTACCCAGACCTTCTGTTgtgagtgatgttgattgagggagggATGGATATTTTCCCCAGGACACCGGGGATAATACTCAGGCTGGAACTTCCCACAGCcactaccccccactcccccatgcttCACCCCCAAAACAGTCTCTGGAACACCCAGAGAGGGCAGATTTTACTGAAaaagactgaccctctgacagtgcggcactccttcagcacggaccctctgacagtgcggcactccctcagcactgaccctctgacagtgcggcactccctcagtactgaccctctgacagtgcggggctccctcagcactgaccctctgacagtgcggcactccctcagtactgaccctctgacagtgcggcactccctcagtactgaccctctgacagtgtggcactccctcagcactgaccctctgacagtgcggcactccctcagtactgaccctctgacagtgcggcactccctcagcactgaccctctgacagtgcggggctccctcagcactgaccctctgacagtgcggcactccctcagcactgaccctctgacagtgcggcactccctcagtactgaccctctgacagtgcggcactccctcagcacggaccctctgacagtgcggcactccctcagtactgaccctctgacagtgcggcactccctcagtactgaccctctgacagtgcggcgcaccctcagtactgaccctctgacagtgcggcactccctcagcactgaccctctgacagtgcggcgctccctcagcactgaccctctgacagtgcggcactccctcagcactgaccctctgacagtgcggcgctccttcagtactgactctctgacagggcggcgctccctcagcactgaccctctgacagtgcagcactccctcagcactgaccctctgacagtgcagcactccctcagcactgacaatctgacagtgcggcactccctcagtactgaccctctgtgtgTGTGATCCAGATTAAACAGGGAGTGTGGCCCAGATtaaagagggagtgtgtgaccCAGATTAAACAGGGAGTGTGACCCAGATTAAACAGGGAGTGTGACCCAGATtaaagagggagtgtgtgaccCAGATTAAACAGGGAGTGTGACCCAGATtaaagagggagtgtgtgatcCAGATTAAACAGGGAGTGTGACCCAGATTAAACAGGGAGTGTGACCCAGATTAAACAGGGAGTGTGTGATCCAGATTAAACAGGGAGTGTGTGACCCAGATTAAACAGGGAGTGTGACCCAGATTAAACAGGGAGTGTGACCCAGATTGAACAGGGAGTGTGTGACCCAGATTAAACAGGGAGTGTGACCCAGATTAAACAGGGAGTGTGTGACCCAGATTAAACAGGGAGTGTGACCCAGATTAAACAGGGAGTGTGACCCAGATTAAACAGGGAGTGTGACCCAGATTAAACAGGGAGTGTGACCCAGATTAAACAGGGAGTGTGTGACCCAGATTAAACAGGGAGTGTGTGACCCAGATTAAACAGGGAGTGTGACCCAGATTAAACAGGGAGTGTGACCCAGATTAAACAGGGAGTGTGACCCAGATTAAACAGGGAGTGTGACCCAGATTAAACAGGGAGTGTGACCCAGATTAAACAGGGAGTGTGACCCAGATtaaagagggagtgtgtgaccCAGATTAAACAGGGAGTGTGACCCAGATTAAACAGGGAGTGTGTGATCCAGATTAAACAGGGAGTGTGACCCAGATTAAACAGGGAGTGTGACCCAGATTAAACAGGGAGTGTGACCCAGATTACACAGGGAGTGTGTGACCCAGATTAAATCTGCAATCTGTGAACAATGTGCACTGTCTTGTCTGTTTTGGATTCAAAATTCAATTTGATTTGTTTGGGAGCAAAGGCTCCAGATTTTGAAAGGATGTTATGTTCCAATGGGAATTGTCCCTTGTCTCTCTCCATGTTTATGCTGTCAATGATGTCACATGGAGCTCTCCCAGGATGGCTCTGATTGGTTTATGGTGGGCAATTAGCATCTAGTCGCGTCATGCTCCTGAGGAGATTTGATGAAGATgttaaaaatcatgagggggttggaCCGAGCAgacggggagaaactgttcccgctgggAAAAGGATCAGGaacgagggggcacagatttaaagtgattttcaaaagaagcaaatgtgatgtgagaagaaacttcttcacccagcgagtggttaggatctggaatgttcgatctgggagtgtggtggaggcaggttgaagcgagacattcaagagggcatatctcggccttttggctaagatgcaaatgagctcaaatcttggaggaggaacctcccccttctccaatcagcttggctcatgtagatcaggcccaggacagggtaaatggtcgcttgccctgtcttgccagactggatcggaaatgtctcaacttgttgagactctgaattggacttgatttgattgaattggaaaagtatttttttttaaattcaagagggcattggatgattatttgaatagaaacagtgtgcagggatttgatttattattgtcacattattagcacacagtgacaagtattgtttcttgcgcgctatacagacaaagcataccgttcatagagaaggaaaggagagggtgcagaatgtagtgttacagtcacagctagggtgcagagaaagatcaacttaatgcgaggtaggtccattcaaaagtctgacggcagcaggaaagaagctgttcttgagtcggtcggtacgtgacctcagacttttgtatctttttcccgacggaagaaggtggaagagagaatgtccggggtgcgtggggtctttaattatgctgactgcttttccccgaggcagcgggaagtgcagacagagtcaatggatgggaggctggtgatggattggaggaaaaggcagggagagcgggtgcacactcgatgggccacatggcctccttctgcgccaaaACAATTCCGTGATTCTGAGAGTGCACCACATCCTGTGATACGGAGTAGAGAATGTCGCTGAATGGTGTCACCTGACTGGCACCATTAGTCTGCAAGCTCAATCCCAAACCTCAACTCAGGAAAAGGCAGTCAGCAGTTTAACACCAACTGATGTGATTGTATAATGCTGCAGGAAATCTGTGTTAATTATAGCAGGCTGGGCACACTGGATCAGAACAATAACCTTTAGTTCCTGTGACCAAGTTCCCACCTGACCCCCAACTGAAGGCATAAAAGCctgaatagaacagtacagcacagtacaggcccttcggccctcgatgttgtgccgagctttgtccaaaaccaagatcaagctatcccactccctatcatcctggtgtgctccatgtgcctatccaataaccgcttgaaagttcctaaagtgtccgactccactatcacagcaggcagtccattccacaccccaaccactctctgagtaaagaacctacctcggacatccctcctgtatctcccaccatgaacctgatagttatgccccctagtaagatctacatccacccaaggaaatagtctctgaacgtacactctatctatccccctcatcatcttataaacttctattaagtcgcctctcatcctcctccgctctaaagagaacagccctagctccctcaacctttcctcataagacctaccctccaaaccaggcagcatcctggtaaatctcctctgcactctctccaatgcttccacatcattcttatagtgaggtgaccagaactgcacacaatattccaaatgtggtctcaccaaggtcctgtacagttgcagcataaccccgcagctcttaaactcaaaccccctgttaataaacgctaacacactataggccttcttcacggctctatccacttgagtggcaaccttcagagatctgtggatatgaaccccaagatctctctgttcctccacattcctcagaaccctgccgttgaccctgtaatccgcattcaaatttgtcctaccaaaatgaatcacctcgcacttatcagggttaaactccatctgccatttttcggcccagctctgcatcctatcaatgtctctttgcagccgacaacagccctccacctcatccactactccaccaatcttggtgtcatcagcaaatttactgacccacccttcagccccctcctccaagtcattgataaaaatcacaaatagcagaggccccagcactgattcctgtggtacaccgctggtaactggtctccagtcagaagattttccatccaccaccaccctctgtcttcgatgagatacagtaagagttttaacaacaccaggttaaagtccaacaggtttatttggtagcaaaagccacacaagctttcggagccttaagctccttcttcaggtgagtgggaattctgttcacaaacagggcacataaagacacaaactcaatttacagaataatggttggaatgcgaatacttacaggtaatcaagtctttaagatataaacaatgtgagtggagagagcattaagacagtcgATGAGTATCCGTCACTCAGCGAcccgtcacgggcattcggcctctgatattcaggtaagcgttctccaaggcggccttcacaacacacgacagccaagttccgcacacatgaggacggcctcgaccgggatcttgggttcatgtcacattatctgtaatccccacagcttgcctggacctgcagagtctcattggctgtcctgtctggagacaatacacatctctttaacctgtcttgttgcctgtgtgtgtgtgtgtgtgtgtgtgtgtgtgtgtgtgtgtgtgtgtgtgtgtgtgtgtgtgtgtgtgtgtgtgtgtgtgtgtgtgtgtgtgtgtgtgtgtgtgtgtgtgtgtgtgtgtgtgtgtgtgagtgtgtgagtgtgtgtgtgtgtgtgtgtgtgtgtgtgtgtgtgtgtgtgtgtgtgtgtgtgtgtgtgtgtgtgtgtgtgtgtgtgtgtgtgtgtgtgtgtgtgtgtgtgtgtgtgtgtgtgtgtgtgtgtgtgtgtgtgtgtgtgtgtgtgtgtgtgtgtgtgtgtgtgtgtgtgtgtgagtgtgtgtgtgtgtgtgagtgtgtgtgtgtgtgtgtgtgtgtgtgtgagtgtgtgtgtg
This portion of the Mustelus asterias unplaced genomic scaffold, sMusAst1.hap1.1 HAP1_SCAFFOLD_482, whole genome shotgun sequence genome encodes:
- the LOC144486842 gene encoding RDS/peripherin-like protein xRDS35 — encoded protein: MVLFKVKFTFQKRVQLAQSLWMLCWFSVLTGVLTLALGIYLKCELKRRSEVMDNTDIHLVPNTLIFVGLLSMLINFSGVKISNDSLDLAKFPRWKSYVEPYLIFSFFFTFLMLFASLLSYFMRGNLDASLKIGLKNGIRFYKDTDTPGRCYQKRTIDHIQMEFQCCGNNNYRDWFEVQWISNRYLDFNNREVRDRIKSNVDGRYLVDGVPFSCCNPNSPRPCIQRQITNNSAHFNYEYQTEELNLWMMGCREALLCYYTGMMATIGTSVLLCYVMQLGVLAGLRYLSTATEAVMGQENAECDSEGYLLEKGPMETVCATVEAVKDKFNFNQVQTEPAATEATTTEATTTEGNKTDK